The following are encoded in a window of Candidatus Microthrix parvicella Bio17-1 genomic DNA:
- a CDS encoding DMT family transporter has translation MSAESDGPTNGGLRRTETGREAQPSSTGLAAAGLAVSLWGGGNVLVAAAPIGGLSLAFLRLWLAFACYGLVMLARGVRLHGSQFRAVAMGGFFFGADLIAFYLALQYTSVAIAVTISALQPIGVLAAAAFFFGERVTRTHLVWGTVAIVGVVMVVLGAGTDGAASLTGNLWAIGALVCWAGYFIGSKSARRHVNNNEYLVWINLIGALMLTPVILIAGLDTNQAFSWSGLGWVALIVAVPGSGHVIMNWAHGHTTLTSTSLLTLAMPVLSTGLAALFLDQSVVPVQVLGIVITLGALASVTAYNARRPEFLEAIIDQVDPEVL, from the coding sequence ATGTCCGCCGAGTCGGACGGCCCCACGAACGGGGGACTGCGACGCACCGAGACGGGCCGCGAGGCTCAGCCGTCCTCCACCGGCCTGGCGGCAGCGGGGCTGGCGGTCTCGCTGTGGGGTGGTGGCAACGTGCTGGTGGCCGCCGCGCCCATCGGTGGGCTGAGCCTGGCATTTCTGCGGCTGTGGCTGGCGTTCGCTTGCTACGGACTGGTCATGCTGGCCCGCGGGGTCCGGTTGCACGGGTCCCAGTTTCGGGCCGTGGCGATGGGCGGGTTCTTCTTTGGGGCCGACCTGATTGCGTTCTATCTGGCACTGCAATACACCAGCGTGGCCATCGCGGTCACCATCTCGGCACTGCAACCCATCGGGGTGTTGGCGGCTGCCGCGTTCTTCTTCGGCGAGCGGGTCACCCGAACCCACCTGGTGTGGGGAACCGTCGCCATCGTGGGCGTCGTGATGGTGGTGCTCGGCGCAGGCACCGACGGCGCAGCCTCCCTGACCGGCAACCTGTGGGCGATCGGCGCGCTCGTGTGCTGGGCCGGCTACTTCATCGGCTCCAAGTCGGCCCGACGCCACGTGAACAACAACGAGTACCTGGTGTGGATCAACCTGATCGGGGCGCTGATGCTGACCCCGGTGATCCTGATCGCCGGGCTGGACACCAACCAGGCATTCTCGTGGTCGGGGCTGGGGTGGGTGGCGCTCATCGTCGCCGTGCCGGGCAGCGGCCACGTCATCATGAACTGGGCGCACGGCCACACCACGCTCACCTCCACCAGCCTGCTCACCTTGGCGATGCCCGTGCTCTCCACCGGCCTGGCGGCCTTGTTCCTCGACCAGTCGGTCGTTCCGGTGCAGGTTCTCGGGATCGTGATCACCCTCGGCGCCCTGGCCAGCGTGACCGCCTACAACGCCCGACGTCCGGAGTTTCTCGAGGCGATCATCGACCAGGTGGACCCCGAGGTGCTCTGA
- the argS gene encoding arginine--tRNA ligase, which yields MIDPVKVLTQRLADAMTAAAPDAGGIGPVVRPSDRADFQANGIMGLAKRMGINPRELAQQVLDAAELDGVATAEIAGPGFLNLTLDEAFLGHSVAEAIGDEAQGIVASQEPQRVVIDYSAPNVAKEMHVGHLRSTVIGDSLVRILESRGDTVIRQNHIGDWGTPFGMLIEHLIDLGEEGAIAELALGELNTFYRQARVSFDGSSEFADRSRARVVALQAGDPETLRLWRILVDLSAEYFQAVYDRLGVRLTIDDLVGESTYNELLATVVADLDAAGMLQTSNGARCVFPDGFSNREGEPLPLIVQKGEGGYGYAATDLAAIRDRIDRLRADRLLYVVGSPQAEHLAMIFAVARDAGWLTDATEVDHVAFGSVLGEDNKMMKSRAGASLKLADLLDEAVARAAAIVAQKNPDLDEAERAEVARAVGIGAVKYGDLSSDRTRDYVFSFDRMLAFDGNTSPYLQYVVARVRSILRKSRVEGIAVPGERDEPVPDRIGMVEPAERALGLALLSFGRVVEDSAASAQPHRLCTYLFELAQTFTRFYEAAPILKADTDEQRHHRLALAVGTERVMVRGLDLLGIEAPQRM from the coding sequence ATGATCGACCCCGTCAAGGTGCTCACCCAACGCCTCGCCGATGCCATGACGGCTGCAGCACCGGATGCCGGGGGCATCGGCCCGGTCGTTCGGCCCTCAGACCGGGCCGACTTTCAAGCCAACGGCATCATGGGCTTGGCCAAGCGGATGGGCATCAACCCCCGAGAGTTGGCCCAGCAGGTGCTCGATGCCGCAGAACTCGACGGCGTTGCCACGGCCGAGATTGCGGGCCCAGGGTTCCTCAACCTCACCCTCGACGAGGCCTTTCTGGGTCATTCAGTCGCTGAAGCCATCGGTGATGAGGCCCAAGGCATCGTTGCCTCACAGGAGCCACAGCGGGTGGTCATCGACTATTCGGCCCCCAACGTGGCCAAGGAGATGCACGTCGGCCACCTGCGCTCCACCGTGATCGGCGATTCGCTGGTCCGCATTTTGGAGTCGCGGGGCGACACGGTGATCCGCCAGAACCACATCGGGGACTGGGGCACCCCGTTTGGCATGCTCATCGAACACCTCATCGATTTGGGCGAGGAAGGTGCCATCGCCGAGTTGGCGCTGGGAGAACTCAACACGTTCTACCGCCAGGCCCGTGTGTCGTTCGACGGGTCGTCCGAGTTTGCCGACCGCTCCCGGGCCCGGGTGGTGGCACTCCAGGCAGGCGACCCCGAAACGCTGCGGTTGTGGCGCATCCTGGTTGATCTTTCGGCCGAGTACTTCCAGGCCGTGTATGACCGGCTCGGGGTTCGACTCACCATCGACGACCTCGTCGGCGAGTCCACCTACAACGAACTGCTCGCTACCGTGGTGGCCGACCTCGACGCAGCCGGGATGTTGCAGACCTCCAACGGCGCACGCTGCGTGTTCCCCGACGGGTTCAGCAACCGCGAGGGCGAACCCCTCCCGTTGATCGTGCAGAAGGGCGAGGGTGGGTATGGCTACGCCGCCACCGACCTGGCCGCCATCCGCGACCGTATCGATCGGCTACGCGCCGACCGACTGCTCTACGTCGTCGGGTCCCCGCAGGCCGAACACCTGGCCATGATTTTCGCCGTGGCCCGGGACGCGGGTTGGCTGACCGACGCCACCGAAGTGGACCATGTGGCCTTTGGCTCGGTGCTGGGCGAGGACAACAAGATGATGAAGAGTCGCGCCGGGGCGTCACTCAAGCTGGCTGACCTCCTCGACGAGGCCGTCGCCCGGGCGGCGGCGATCGTCGCCCAGAAGAACCCCGATCTGGATGAGGCCGAGCGGGCCGAGGTGGCCCGTGCAGTTGGCATCGGCGCCGTGAAATACGGCGATCTCAGTTCCGACCGCACCCGGGACTACGTGTTCAGCTTTGACCGCATGCTGGCCTTCGACGGCAACACCTCGCCCTACCTGCAGTACGTGGTTGCCCGCGTGCGATCGATCCTTCGCAAGTCCCGCGTCGAGGGAATCGCCGTGCCCGGCGAGCGAGACGAACCAGTCCCCGACCGCATTGGCATGGTCGAACCGGCGGAACGAGCGCTGGGGCTGGCGCTGCTCTCCTTCGGTCGAGTTGTCGAGGACTCCGCTGCTTCAGCTCAACCGCACCGCCTCTGCACGTACCTTTTCGAATTGGCGCAGACCTTCACCCGGTTTTACGAGGCGGCTCCCATCCTCAAGGCAGACACCGACGAGCAGCGACATCACCGTCTGGCGCTGGCGGTCGGCACCGAACGGGTAATGGTCCGGGGCCTCGACCTGCTGGGCATCGAAGCTCCTCAGCGGATGTAG
- a CDS encoding ParA family protein, whose amino-acid sequence MKVLALASMKGGVGKTSTAVNLAALAAGTGLRTLLWDLDPQAAATWSVGLEPEPGNATRTVVRGRREVSRLARNTKVPGLSVIPADETLRSLDIAMSERRHPARVLSKAVDRLSDAYDLVVVDTPPGPTLVLENLIALADLALVPVEPTPLSIRTLAQMQDFIGERTTNLPLAAFFSLLDETKVAQRHLYAEYRATDPVFLTTSIPHSTAVERLGFERRPTVMTSPASLASRRYRSLWAEVAERIGLD is encoded by the coding sequence ATGAAGGTACTGGCCTTGGCGTCGATGAAGGGTGGGGTGGGCAAGACCTCAACCGCCGTGAACCTGGCCGCTTTGGCGGCCGGAACCGGGCTGCGAACCCTGCTGTGGGACCTTGACCCGCAGGCCGCAGCCACCTGGTCGGTTGGCCTCGAGCCAGAGCCGGGAAACGCAACCCGGACCGTGGTGCGGGGTCGGCGAGAAGTCAGCCGCCTCGCCAGGAACACCAAGGTGCCTGGCCTGTCCGTCATCCCCGCCGACGAAACGCTGCGCAGCCTGGACATCGCCATGTCCGAGCGGCGGCACCCGGCCCGGGTGCTGTCCAAGGCGGTGGACCGGCTCTCCGACGCCTACGACCTGGTCGTGGTGGACACACCACCTGGGCCCACGCTGGTGTTGGAGAACCTGATCGCTTTGGCGGACCTGGCACTGGTTCCAGTGGAGCCCACCCCGTTGTCCATCCGCACGCTCGCCCAAATGCAGGACTTCATCGGTGAACGGACAACCAACCTGCCACTAGCGGCGTTCTTCTCGCTCCTGGACGAGACCAAGGTGGCCCAGCGCCACCTGTACGCCGAATACCGGGCCACCGACCCGGTGTTTCTCACGACGTCGATCCCCCACTCCACCGCCGTGGAACGCCTTGGTTTTGAACGGCGGCCCACGGTGATGACCTCGCCCGCGTCCCTGGCCTCACGCCGCTATCGGTCGCTCTGGGCCGAGGTCGCGGAGCGAATCGGGCTGGACTAG
- a CDS encoding alkaline phosphatase family protein, translating to MTQQHNSDPSSPNLRRPNVLLVTFDQWRADHLGFLGCPLPITPNVDALAADGVTFAKHHTATAPCGPSRTSMLTGRYLMGHRAVNNGTPLSAELPTLPRLMQAAGYDPVLFGYTDTTLDPRLLAPNDPRRSSWEQPMPGFRSGAATGDDVGVNVNTAADTWLEWLAEHGHRFSDVWSAYGVADQSDPSSALAGRPGPYPAELSPAAHLTDSTIEYVRGRREPWCAHVTYLQPHPPFVLPEEWFGFIDAADVASPNRSADRAAEAAIHPLLATFLLIPQLTEPSEWGNAGWRATYASMIAEVDHQFGRLLDALDADGQADDTLVILTSDHGEQLGDHWLRHKLGWFPESYHVPLVMRWPAGLRTSAGGNESTSGKVVDTFTEHVDVLPTILDAVALADGSPTATGLMSSELDGQLDGHSLLGHLTGEPTAPSRSAAHWEWDFRDPVNRLPEAALGLQLDQCSLVARRSDEWLTVTFSGAPTMPPLAFDLASDPTCHLDRSNDPDAAPALLEAARDTLAWRLRNTRGPLVNHLATTAQPASPTE from the coding sequence GTGACACAGCAGCACAACAGCGATCCATCCTCACCGAATCTGCGGCGGCCGAACGTGTTGCTGGTGACGTTCGATCAGTGGCGGGCCGATCACCTGGGATTCCTCGGATGTCCGCTCCCAATCACCCCCAACGTCGACGCGCTGGCCGCCGATGGGGTGACGTTTGCCAAGCATCACACGGCAACCGCGCCGTGCGGGCCCAGCCGCACCTCCATGCTCACCGGCCGCTACCTGATGGGGCACCGGGCGGTGAACAACGGCACCCCACTTTCCGCAGAGCTGCCCACACTGCCGCGTCTGATGCAGGCGGCCGGTTACGACCCGGTCCTGTTCGGCTACACCGATACCACGCTCGACCCTCGACTCTTGGCGCCGAACGACCCCCGCAGATCCAGCTGGGAACAGCCCATGCCCGGCTTCAGGTCCGGCGCCGCCACCGGTGACGATGTCGGGGTCAACGTCAACACCGCAGCCGACACCTGGCTGGAATGGCTGGCCGAGCACGGTCACCGATTCTCCGACGTGTGGTCCGCCTACGGTGTGGCCGACCAATCGGACCCCTCATCGGCGCTCGCCGGGCGCCCGGGGCCCTATCCCGCCGAACTCTCGCCCGCAGCTCACCTCACCGACTCCACCATCGAGTACGTACGAGGTCGACGCGAACCATGGTGTGCGCACGTCACCTACCTGCAGCCGCACCCACCATTTGTGCTGCCCGAGGAATGGTTCGGTTTCATCGATGCCGCAGACGTCGCATCACCCAATCGGTCGGCCGATCGAGCCGCCGAGGCCGCCATCCACCCGCTGCTGGCGACCTTTCTGCTGATTCCGCAGCTGACCGAACCATCTGAATGGGGCAACGCCGGCTGGCGGGCCACGTATGCGTCGATGATCGCCGAGGTGGACCATCAGTTCGGACGGCTGCTCGACGCGCTGGACGCCGATGGCCAGGCCGACGACACGCTGGTGATCCTCACCTCCGACCACGGCGAACAGCTTGGTGACCATTGGCTTCGCCACAAGCTGGGCTGGTTTCCCGAGAGCTATCACGTGCCGCTGGTGATGCGCTGGCCCGCCGGGCTGCGGACGTCAGCCGGGGGGAACGAGTCAACCTCGGGCAAGGTCGTCGATACGTTCACCGAGCACGTCGATGTGCTGCCCACCATCCTCGATGCCGTGGCCCTGGCGGATGGTTCGCCGACCGCGACGGGGTTGATGTCCAGCGAGTTGGACGGTCAGCTCGATGGGCATTCGCTGTTGGGCCACCTCACCGGCGAGCCGACGGCACCGTCGCGCAGCGCCGCGCATTGGGAGTGGGACTTTCGCGACCCCGTCAACCGCCTGCCCGAGGCGGCGCTCGGGCTACAACTTGACCAGTGCTCGTTGGTGGCCCGCCGCAGTGACGAGTGGCTGACGGTCACCTTCTCCGGGGCGCCGACGATGCCGCCGCTGGCCTTCGATCTGGCCTCCGATCCCACCTGCCACCTCGACCGCAGCAACGATCCCGACGCCGCGCCCGCGCTGCTGGAGGCCGCCCGGGACACGCTCGCATGGCGACTCCGGAACACCCGCGGGCCACTCGTCAACCACCTGGCCACCACCGCCCAACCCGCATCACCGACGGAGTGA
- a CDS encoding magnesium transporter, translating to MSSHRELRRRLLAVGRRLVDLVGPTSDAARQSLTALGFNSTSSFVAGLILASALSTFQRYPTLLTLVPAAIGLRGNVMGGLGNRLSTAIHTGTFSVSIRNGTLMRQNVSASLALSSVLSFVLAIIASVVASAFGIESNLNLGQLAMVSIVGGLSASILVLIATVALTVVGVRRNWDLDNLVAPSVSTLGDVITVPTLFLASLALGLPAGAITTVGWVLAAASVAWFVVALRSRLPVLSQVCKESAPILVVAAALSTMAGVVVTKQLSAFALLPALFILQPAFVSSAGALGGILSSRLSTKLHLGLIDPDVVPGADVRRDIFTISAIGIPVFLYNAVGAQVLGRLTGQASPGLLPMVAGTLTAGVAALAVVAVLAYYGTIAAWRLKVDPDTYGTPTVTASMDFVGVVALVVAFSTFGWIAKV from the coding sequence ATGTCCTCCCACCGAGAGCTGCGTCGACGCCTGCTGGCAGTCGGCCGTCGCCTGGTCGACCTGGTTGGGCCGACCAGCGATGCGGCGCGTCAAAGCCTGACCGCGCTGGGGTTCAATTCAACCTCCAGCTTCGTTGCGGGGCTGATACTCGCCTCGGCACTCAGCACCTTCCAGCGTTACCCCACGCTGCTCACCCTCGTCCCCGCCGCAATCGGGCTCCGGGGCAACGTCATGGGCGGCCTCGGTAACCGCCTGTCGACCGCCATCCACACGGGCACGTTCTCGGTGTCGATTCGAAACGGCACCCTGATGCGCCAGAACGTCAGTGCGTCGTTGGCGCTCTCATCGGTGCTCTCATTCGTCCTGGCGATCATCGCTTCGGTGGTGGCCAGTGCGTTCGGCATCGAGTCGAACCTCAACCTGGGCCAATTGGCCATGGTGTCGATCGTGGGTGGACTCTCGGCCAGCATTCTGGTGCTGATCGCCACGGTGGCGCTGACCGTGGTGGGGGTCCGCCGCAATTGGGACCTCGACAACCTGGTTGCACCATCGGTGTCCACGCTCGGCGATGTGATCACCGTGCCAACCCTGTTCCTCGCAAGCCTGGCGCTGGGCCTGCCTGCTGGTGCCATCACCACGGTGGGATGGGTGTTGGCCGCTGCGTCGGTGGCCTGGTTCGTCGTTGCACTGCGTTCTCGCCTGCCGGTTCTCTCCCAGGTTTGTAAAGAGTCAGCCCCGATCCTGGTGGTCGCAGCGGCCCTGTCCACCATGGCGGGCGTTGTGGTCACCAAGCAGCTCAGCGCCTTTGCCCTGCTGCCGGCCCTCTTCATTCTGCAGCCCGCCTTCGTCTCCAGCGCCGGCGCATTGGGGGGCATCCTCAGTTCCAGGCTGTCGACCAAACTGCATCTGGGCCTGATTGATCCCGACGTGGTGCCGGGCGCCGACGTGCGCCGCGACATTTTCACCATCAGCGCCATCGGCATCCCGGTGTTCCTGTACAACGCCGTTGGCGCCCAGGTGCTGGGGCGCCTCACCGGCCAGGCCAGTCCCGGACTCCTCCCGATGGTGGCCGGCACGCTGACCGCCGGGGTTGCAGCATTGGCAGTGGTTGCCGTGCTGGCTTACTACGGCACCATCGCAGCGTGGCGCCTCAAGGTTGACCCCGACACCTATGGAACCCCAACGGTGACCGCCTCAATGGACTTCGTTGGGGTGGTGGCACTGGTGGTGGCCTTCAGCACGTTCGGCTGGATCGCCAAGGTGTAG
- a CDS encoding acyl-CoA dehydrogenase family protein, whose amino-acid sequence MDLEFTKEEQEFRDQARTWLRGHLPTEQRPAMGQPMREFDLAWQRTLHEGGWAGINWPTEFGGRGLTDIEQMIWYSEFARADPPFTLNNSCTFVGNNHGGPTIMASGSDQQKADYLPPILRGEVVWCQGFSEPNSGSDLASLSTKGVIDGDELVVTGQKIWTSYADVADYQELLVRTDPSAPKHKGISWVICDMKTPGIEVRTIDTMAHHTDFAEVFYDEVRIPLANVVGEINDGWRVAMSTLSFERGTAFMADQIELAATVEALIGEARNRTDARGRARIDDDEIARRLATARAEVAALRSMTVAGISRTRRTGMPGPEGSMVRAFHGELHQRVYQLGMDILGTDALALTPIDGDGNWTGPYLQSFAYTIGGGTTDIQRNIVGERVLGLPRPPR is encoded by the coding sequence ATGGATCTGGAGTTCACCAAGGAGGAACAGGAGTTCCGCGACCAGGCTCGCACCTGGCTTCGCGGCCACCTCCCAACCGAGCAACGGCCCGCCATGGGGCAGCCGATGCGCGAATTCGACCTGGCTTGGCAACGCACCCTGCACGAGGGGGGCTGGGCCGGCATCAACTGGCCAACCGAATTTGGCGGGCGTGGGCTGACCGACATCGAGCAGATGATCTGGTACTCCGAGTTCGCACGGGCCGATCCACCCTTCACCCTGAACAACAGCTGCACCTTCGTAGGCAACAACCACGGCGGCCCGACGATCATGGCCTCGGGCTCCGATCAGCAAAAGGCCGATTACCTGCCCCCGATCCTGCGAGGCGAGGTGGTGTGGTGCCAGGGATTTTCCGAGCCCAACTCCGGCTCTGACCTGGCCAGCCTTTCCACCAAGGGCGTCATCGATGGCGACGAACTGGTGGTGACCGGCCAGAAGATCTGGACCAGTTATGCCGACGTGGCCGACTACCAGGAACTGCTCGTCCGCACCGACCCGAGCGCCCCCAAGCACAAGGGCATCTCCTGGGTGATCTGCGACATGAAGACTCCCGGCATCGAGGTGCGAACCATCGACACGATGGCGCACCACACCGACTTCGCCGAGGTGTTCTACGACGAGGTTCGCATCCCGCTGGCCAACGTCGTGGGCGAGATCAACGATGGCTGGCGTGTGGCGATGAGCACGCTCAGCTTCGAGCGAGGCACCGCTTTCATGGCCGACCAGATCGAGCTGGCGGCCACCGTCGAAGCGCTGATCGGCGAAGCCCGCAACCGCACCGACGCCCGAGGCCGTGCCCGCATTGACGACGACGAGATCGCTCGACGTCTGGCCACAGCCCGCGCCGAGGTGGCGGCGTTGCGCTCGATGACCGTCGCCGGCATCAGCCGCACCCGCCGCACCGGCATGCCCGGCCCGGAGGGTTCAATGGTTCGAGCGTTCCACGGCGAACTACACCAGCGGGTGTACCAGCTGGGCATGGACATTCTGGGGACGGACGCTCTAGCCCTCACACCTATCGACGGCGACGGCAACTGGACCGGGCCATACCTCCAGAGTTTCGCCTACACGATTGGCGGCGGCACCACCGATATCCAACGCAATATCGTCGGCGAGCGGGTCCTGGGCCTGCCCCGGCCACCCCGCTGA
- a CDS encoding tetratricopeptide repeat protein, which produces MSSADGVEEAWRQLHTHLDRARSFWLGFIFVSDPADARLLAERASWNRRFRAEPFLELQPSSPEGLAASVSKIEADGYPPRGCTWVEAVHTGDGPGQSLGWDAAWIDLLQSLNHRRDTLRSSLGGLIIVAPPSIKVHAMRVSTDLWSVRDFLVEVAPTVGFTANVASSEPTAGPTTLSSVPLTLPPTTTPDYDEIQTVLAMSDSALGGRASEQLNHLIEQAKQAGEGELLTALYERRGRVRLGNDPAGARHDLRKVAGSMPDQRGRLIVLEGLRALAASAGDADDALALSTEAEDLAERLAEQLGTPEALRDHSISLSNLGDVYRAQGDWTQAEAAYQSSLNIGERLAEQLGTPEALRDHSVSLNKIGDVYRAQGDWTQAEASYQSSLNIRQRLAEQLGTPEALRDHSISLSNLGDVYRAQGDWTQAEAAYQSSLNIDERLAEQLGTPEALRDHSISLNKIGDVYRAQGDWTQAEAAYQSSLNIAERLAEQLGTPEALRDHSISLNKLSELQDLVEPGS; this is translated from the coding sequence GTGTCGTCAGCCGACGGCGTTGAGGAGGCATGGCGGCAACTTCACACACACCTCGACCGGGCCCGATCGTTCTGGCTGGGGTTCATATTCGTCTCGGATCCGGCGGACGCCCGCCTGTTGGCCGAACGGGCTTCTTGGAACCGACGGTTCCGTGCCGAACCGTTTCTCGAGTTGCAACCATCGTCGCCTGAGGGCCTTGCCGCTTCGGTCTCAAAGATCGAAGCAGATGGTTACCCGCCTCGCGGCTGCACGTGGGTTGAGGCGGTGCACACCGGTGATGGCCCCGGCCAGTCACTCGGCTGGGATGCCGCATGGATCGACCTGCTCCAGAGCTTGAACCACCGGCGTGACACGCTGCGCAGCTCGCTTGGTGGGCTGATCATCGTCGCTCCGCCCTCCATCAAGGTGCATGCCATGCGCGTGAGCACCGATTTGTGGTCGGTGCGCGACTTTCTGGTCGAGGTGGCGCCGACCGTGGGTTTCACTGCGAACGTTGCTTCATCCGAGCCCACGGCTGGGCCGACAACGCTGTCCAGTGTTCCGCTGACGCTCCCTCCGACGACAACACCCGACTACGACGAAATTCAGACCGTGCTCGCCATGAGCGACAGCGCCCTTGGAGGTCGAGCATCAGAGCAGCTCAACCATCTGATCGAGCAGGCCAAGCAGGCAGGCGAGGGTGAACTGCTGACAGCGCTCTACGAACGGCGAGGACGAGTCCGCCTGGGAAACGATCCAGCCGGGGCCCGACATGACCTGCGCAAAGTCGCGGGTTCGATGCCAGATCAGCGCGGCCGGCTCATCGTGCTTGAGGGGCTCCGCGCCCTGGCCGCGTCCGCTGGGGACGCAGATGATGCACTGGCTCTGAGCACTGAGGCAGAGGATCTCGCCGAGCGGCTCGCCGAACAGCTCGGAACCCCCGAAGCACTCCGCGACCACTCGATCAGCCTGAGCAACCTCGGTGACGTGTACCGGGCACAAGGCGACTGGACCCAGGCCGAAGCCGCCTACCAAAGCTCCCTCAACATTGGTGAGCGGCTCGCCGAACAGCTCGGAACCCCCGAAGCACTCCGCGACCACTCGGTCAGCCTGAACAAGATCGGTGACGTGTACCGGGCACAAGGCGACTGGACCCAGGCCGAAGCCTCCTACCAAAGCTCCCTCAACATTCGTCAGCGGCTCGCCGAACAGCTCGGAACCCCCGAAGCACTCCGCGACCACTCGATCAGCCTGAGCAACCTCGGTGACGTGTACCGGGCACAAGGCGACTGGACCCAGGCCGAAGCCGCCTACCAAAGCTCCCTCAACATCGACGAGCGGCTCGCCGAACAGCTCGGAACCCCCGAAGCACTCCGCGACCACTCGATCAGCCTGAACAAGATCGGTGACGTGTACCGGGCACAAGGCGACTGGACCCAGGCCGAAGCCGCCTACCAAAGCTCCCTCAACATCGCCGAGCGGCTCGCCGAACAGCTCGGAACCCCCGAAGCACTCCGCGACCACTCGATCAGCCTCAACAAGCTCAGCGAACTCCAGGATCTGGTCGAGCCGGGTAGCTGA
- a CDS encoding 3'-5' exonuclease, protein MRPRLSKGRQPIYPIRHHHRLGAGRSMFLVMGAASLPAAVVVARERRKRRVAKRTTLVATVTAGLVAGATIVWLRRPAGGKRLPLPFAVVDTETTGLDATVDRVIEIAVVHADGLGSLTNTFTWRIRPDDGRHGAEHVHHISEADLVDAPTFGEILDEVTGALRGRTLVAHNAPFDIRFLTREYERAGRPAPATLAGPLCTLDLARRLGMAPLRLAEVARALKSPLPATAHRATDDAVATAKLLRPLLDRAGVASARDLPLID, encoded by the coding sequence GTGAGACCAAGACTGAGCAAGGGTCGCCAACCGATCTACCCAATCCGCCACCACCACCGCCTTGGTGCAGGCCGCAGCATGTTCCTGGTGATGGGCGCAGCGTCGCTCCCGGCAGCTGTCGTCGTTGCCCGCGAACGCCGCAAGCGTCGGGTTGCGAAACGCACCACCCTGGTCGCCACAGTCACCGCCGGCTTGGTCGCAGGCGCCACCATCGTTTGGTTGCGACGGCCGGCGGGGGGCAAACGTCTGCCCCTGCCATTCGCCGTCGTCGACACCGAAACCACCGGGCTGGACGCCACTGTCGACCGGGTGATCGAGATTGCCGTGGTGCACGCCGACGGTCTGGGCTCGTTGACCAACACCTTCACCTGGCGAATACGTCCCGACGATGGACGCCACGGCGCCGAGCACGTGCATCACATCAGTGAGGCCGACCTCGTCGATGCACCCACGTTTGGGGAGATCCTTGATGAGGTGACGGGGGCACTCCGTGGACGCACCCTGGTTGCGCACAACGCGCCATTCGACATTCGTTTTCTGACACGTGAGTACGAGCGGGCCGGGCGGCCCGCACCGGCAACGCTCGCTGGTCCGCTGTGCACGCTGGACCTCGCCCGGCGGCTGGGTATGGCGCCGCTGAGACTTGCCGAAGTGGCTCGGGCGCTCAAGTCGCCACTGCCTGCAACCGCACACAGGGCCACCGACGACGCCGTCGCCACCGCCAAACTGTTGAGACCGTTGCTGGACCGCGCCGGTGTCGCCTCGGCGCGCGATCTTCCGCTGATCGACTGA